A window of bacterium genomic DNA:
TTTTGCGACCCATGACGGAAGCTCATTAAATCGACAAGGAAATGATGTGGGAACGCAATATCGATCGGTTATTTTTTATGCCGATGAAACACAAAAAGCCGAGGGAGAAAATTTTATCAAGGAACTAAACTCCTCGCATCCCGATGGAAAACCGATCGTCACTACGCTCGAGCCATTAGGGAAATTTTATACAGCCGAGAATTATCATCATGATTATTACGCAAGAAATTCCGAACAGACGTATTGCCAAATGATTATCAACCCAAAGCTCAAAAAAGTTCAGGAGAAATTTTCGGAACTTCTCACATTACAGGAGAATTCATCTCATTAGAACATCACTGGAAAATTATATCATTATATACTTCTGGTCATGACTAAAGGTATATAATAAGTACCGTTAATTACCCCGCGACTTGCCGCAGGGTAATTATTACGTCCATTATTCCTGATGTGATATAGGAAATGTAAACCAAAATTGGGTTCCTTGGTTGGTACCTTTTGACTCAACGCCCACTTCCCCACCATGGCGTTGAACGATATCTTTAGCGATTGCAAGTCCAAGTCCTGCCCGATCGGCATCTTTTGCAACAGCATCTTTGGTACGGAAAAATTTTGTGTAAACATAAGGAATCTCACTTTTTGAAATCCCAATTCCATTATCCCTTACAGAAACCTTGAGATGTTTCCATTCTTTTACTATAACTACCTCGATTCTCCCCTGTGTTGAGGTATAGAGAATGGCATTCTCAAGAAGTGCGCCGATTGCTTCTCGAATACGATCCCGATCGACATATACCTTAGGTAAATCGGTCGGTGCGGAAATAAGTACTTCAATATTTTTTTTCATGGCACCAATCGCATATTCACCGATTACCTGTCGAACAATGAGACCGAGATCTTCTTCGTGAGGAATGTAGCTGTAGTAGAGCGACGACTCCCCTGCTTCTGCGGCAGTGAGGAGTTGGTTGGTGATACTGGTGAGTTCAATTGCTGTTTTGTTGGCATCGTCCGCAAGGCTTTTACCATTTTGCGTTGAAACTTCATCACGCAAACCAGTGATCATCCAGCCAAGCCTCGTCAACGGCGTCCTCAAGCGATGAGCCGCCACGGTGATAAATTCATATTTTGAAGTATCTGTTTTTTTACCTTCTTTCCAAAACAATCTCCCAACCAAGAAAAGAATAAAGCTTGAAATAATGGGAATAATGAAACTACTTCCCTTCATGCTGTGAACAATGATTTCGCTTAACACTTGGAGAACCCACACGATAATCGCCAACGAAAAAATAATGCCGAGCGACATCAATCCGTTCCCTGAAAAAACAATTGAAATAAATGACGTGTCGTTTTTTCCTTGTTCATCTTTATGGGGTTTGATGTGCAGTTGAGACATAGATAAATTGTAGCATATCTTTTGTGATTTGGGATGACAAAAAGCGTATACAGCTTGACTGTTGGAGTGAAATAGAGTAGTTTGGTGGTTGGAATAAATCACTTATTTTGGAGACAGAAATGAAAGAAATCGGTAAAAGAATTAGGGAACTTAAGACACAAGTTATTCCGCTAGAGCTTCCGCCACAAAATAG
This region includes:
- the msrA gene encoding peptide-methionine (S)-S-oxide reductase MsrA — protein: MNNTTKHLSKIAVFGGGCFWCTEAVFKMLRGVSSVTPGYTGGTKENPNYGDVCDGTTGHAEVVHILFDPQQITYRDLLTVFFATHDGSSLNRQGNDVGTQYRSVIFYADETQKAEGENFIKELNSSHPDGKPIVTTLEPLGKFYTAENYHHDYYARNSEQTYCQMIINPKLKKVQEKFSELLTLQENSSH
- a CDS encoding HAMP domain-containing sensor histidine kinase — protein: MSQLHIKPHKDEQGKNDTSFISIVFSGNGLMSLGIIFSLAIIVWVLQVLSEIIVHSMKGSSFIIPIISSFILFLVGRLFWKEGKKTDTSKYEFITVAAHRLRTPLTRLGWMITGLRDEVSTQNGKSLADDANKTAIELTSITNQLLTAAEAGESSLYYSYIPHEEDLGLIVRQVIGEYAIGAMKKNIEVLISAPTDLPKVYVDRDRIREAIGALLENAILYTSTQGRIEVVIVKEWKHLKVSVRDNGIGISKSEIPYVYTKFFRTKDAVAKDADRAGLGLAIAKDIVQRHGGEVGVESKGTNQGTQFWFTFPISHQE